The following are from one region of the Rhodopirellula sp. P2 genome:
- the flgC gene encoding flagellar basal body rod protein FlgC, translated as MISALDISTSALVAQRTRLNAISGNIANMSSLVDENGNPNPYQARQVVFQTDETASPGEAAGVKVAEVMLDESEPLYRYQPDHPLAIDEGKWEGYVAHPNIDLTTQMVDALESTRAYEANVGVIEISKSMSRQRLAILA; from the coding sequence ATGATCAGTGCACTCGACATCAGCACCTCCGCGTTGGTTGCTCAACGCACGCGGCTCAATGCAATCTCGGGCAACATCGCCAACATGTCCTCGCTGGTCGACGAGAACGGAAACCCCAATCCCTACCAAGCCCGACAAGTCGTCTTTCAAACCGACGAAACGGCCAGCCCCGGTGAGGCGGCTGGCGTGAAGGTCGCCGAAGTCATGCTGGACGAATCAGAACCGCTGTATCGCTACCAACCCGATCACCCCTTGGCGATCGACGAAGGCAAGTGGGAAGGCTATGTCGCTCACCCCAACATCGATCTCACCACCCAAATGGTCGACGCCCTGGAAAGCACTCGCGCTTACGAAGCCAACGTGGGTGTGATTGAAATCAGCAAGAGCATGAGCCGGCAACGACTCGCCATCTTGGCCTGA
- a CDS encoding flagellar basal body rod protein FlgB gives MFNPVASTTIGALEQTLAFTERRHELLAGNIANLSTPDYRSRDLDQGQFQTALAESIRDRGKEQSPASSITQPDLSEGHVPAWVHNPFGTDIRGGTVGMPDPSSDAMSPESFSALSPSRIAEPVTRDDQFSGPRAAMEQVVYHDNSDVSLEQQVTEISKNQHLHDLAVTTLRSQFELLRAAITERA, from the coding sequence ATGTTCAATCCAGTCGCCTCGACAACCATCGGTGCACTCGAGCAGACGCTGGCGTTCACCGAACGACGCCACGAACTGCTGGCTGGCAACATTGCCAACCTGAGCACGCCCGATTACCGCAGTCGCGATCTGGATCAAGGACAATTCCAAACCGCCTTGGCCGAGTCGATTCGCGACCGAGGCAAGGAGCAATCGCCCGCCTCCTCCATCACTCAACCGGACCTGAGCGAAGGACACGTTCCAGCTTGGGTCCACAATCCATTTGGAACTGACATCCGTGGTGGCACGGTCGGCATGCCGGACCCGTCCAGCGACGCGATGAGCCCCGAATCATTTTCAGCGCTCAGCCCTTCGCGAATCGCCGAACCCGTCACTCGGGACGACCAATTCAGCGGCCCACGAGCTGCGATGGAACAAGTCGTCTACCACGACAACAGCGACGTTTCGTTGGAACAACAAGTCACCGAAATATCCAAGAACCAACACCTGCACGACCTCGCCGTGACCACGCTTCGCAGCCAGTTTGAACTGCTGCGTGCTGCGATCACGGAACGTGCCTGA
- a CDS encoding ATPase, translated as MSHHFIGQDNDPPLAILVETLASPMLVAHPAPVCLEVDMDETLRLPADQASFCQLMESLIRQALIEMPEGGELTITGCQTNTGIEIELADSGAAVDQRACKLPMIAAALSAELNWQDCPQGGGAVTVKFPHYQVAKRRAA; from the coding sequence ATGTCACATCATTTCATCGGCCAGGACAACGATCCACCTTTAGCCATTTTGGTGGAAACGCTCGCATCGCCCATGTTGGTCGCCCACCCAGCACCAGTTTGCTTGGAGGTCGACATGGACGAAACCCTGCGTTTGCCCGCCGACCAAGCGTCTTTTTGCCAACTGATGGAAAGTTTGATTCGGCAAGCCCTGATCGAAATGCCCGAGGGTGGCGAACTCACCATCACCGGCTGCCAAACCAACACCGGCATCGAGATCGAACTCGCTGACAGCGGTGCTGCGGTGGATCAACGAGCCTGCAAGCTACCAATGATCGCGGCGGCCTTGTCGGCGGAGCTGAATTGGCAAGATTGCCCTCAGGGCGGTGGTGCGGTGACGGTCAAATTCCCCCACTACCAAGTCGCCAAACGCCGGGCCGCTTGA